atggaatattGACATGGTGTTTTTCATGCCTGGAAAAGTTTGgggaaaacagaaaaacccacaaagttttggaaaagtcctgGAAAAACTTTCAAGACAAAAATAGTTGTCTTTActacttttctgtccttggccaatcacattctctcacattattagtgcagtgtaagcagtatctaaataaattttatatataaatataaattaggtGTCACAGTGGggtgcacaatcgcctcacagcaagaaggtcgctggttcgagcctcggctgggccagttgacatttctgtgtggagtttgcatgttctccccgtgttggcgtgggtttcctccgggtgctccggtttccaccacagtccaaagacatgcactaaatgtgaattgggtaagctaaaattgcccgtagtgtatgtgtgtgaagagctggaagagcatccgctgtgtaaaacatatgctggagaaattggcggttcatttctctgtggcgacccctgattaataaaggactaagctgaaaagaaaatgaatgaataattataaattgtaactaaatagattgttgcgtgttttacgatatgctgtaataaattttaactatattgtttttttacaacgcatatgtagacattacatgaaacattaggccatgaaaattgacttgaaagtcttggaaaagtcatggaattttagtagtaaacatgtgtatgaaccctgataaTGTGTTAAAAGGGGCCTATtttgcaaaaatcacatttataaggggtttaaacagttgtgtggcagcagtcagtgaatataagcagcctctaatggtaaaaaattataaattttatttgtttataatcacacttgataaaaacagcctgcagaaacattttgattgacattctcccattttacatgtcatcagaggggggaagccccacccattagtgatgatctctccctcattagcataatacgttagtcttgtttttgaatctgccactatgctgacacataggcatctcTAGCTCCGCCctcatttgaaaagagcacaatctcatttgaatttaaagcgacagtcaccaaaacgccacaagaTAAAAGGTCCTCTTTAATATGCTATCAAACGATTCTTGTTGTAAATAAGACTGaaaatatgttttgtaaaatacTAACGTTTTAGTAGTAGCTATGTTCTGTAAACCATAATAAAAATGTagaatagtgatttttttttttgttgttgttgctcaaactaaataaattaaaatataaaacaacgaCACATTCTAatgaaaaatgtactttttttgtttgttttcatcacAGGTTGCTGCTTCCGGTTTGTTCGGCATCATGACCTCCAAAAACACTGCGAGCGGCGATGATCGCTTCTCCAAAGTCAAGAAGGACCCCCGTTTCTGGGAGATGCCCAACAAAGAGCGCAAAATCAAGATCGACAAGCGCTTCCAGTCCATGTTTCATGATGAGCGCTTCAAACTGAAGTATACAGTGGACAAACGTGGTCGACCCGTCAAACACACGTCCACTGAGGACCTGAAGCGCTTCTACAAGCTTTCTGACTCCGAACAgtctgatgatgaagatgaagacgaAGAAAAAACTGAGGTGGAACAGAAAGAGAAAAGAGGCTCAGAGGCTGACAAGGAAGCTGAAGTcaaggaggatgatgatgatgaagaggaggaggaggagagcgaTGAATCTgaacaagaagaagagcagaagaTCCCAAAGAATAAAGAAGCAAAGAAAACTAACAAGGGAGTGAGAGTATATGAAGAAGGTAAGCTTTTCTTATTGGGCTAATATTCATTGCAGATGGATTATCTTATTTTTATTCGGGACTGTCTTGGCTCAGAAGAGATGTATACAAGtttctaaaataaaagtataattgtCTGACCTCCgaaatccattttttcttcttttttctaataaaaaaccCTTGTGGCCAATTTTTCTGGTAAGTTTGGTCCCGGGTTATGTATGGAACACCTTTAATTTATCTGTGAGGAATATTTATTgtacagttattaaaatattaacaaatactaatgattaaaatgatcaaataaattatattgaaaagagatattaatgtaatttttttgtaaacacaATGTAATTTGCCATGTCAAACTGTCTATTTTTTCGTACTGGTACTGGTGTGGTAATAGCATGGTAATAACATGGCAGCCAGTGTTGggtgtatttaaattactttttattttgataaagggattacttttcatttttaggtgatttAATAACAGTTTAATACATATATTGAACCATTCTGTATAaattaatgttcattcatttttcttcagcttagtccctttattaatcaggggtcgccacagcggaatgaaccaccaacttatctagcatatgttttacacagcggatgcccttccagctgcaacccagtactatgaaacacccaaacactctcattcacacacactcatacactgaagccaaattagcttattcaattcccctatagcgcttctttggactgtggggaaaaccagagcacccaaaggagacccacgccaacacaggaagaacatgcaaactccacacagaaatgccaactgatccagccgggactcaaaccagcgaccttcttgctctgaggcgacagtgctaaccactgagccaccatgccgccagcCCAAGTGCAGACTTtttataatgttgttttgaactttctataaaaacccccaaaaaatggATTAtggtttgagaaaatgtttatattctaAATAGTAGTATTTTATGTTGTGATAGGTTGTTTATGGCTTAATAAGACTTGTAATGGGTTTTCACAGATGAGGATGTGGAATCTGGTGttgaagaggaagaggaggaggatgatgatgatgaagatgaagagagTGACAGCGGGCCTGATCTGGCCAGAGGGAAGGGGAACATTGAGACCAGCtctgatgaagatgaggatgatgatgaaggtgatgaGGTGGAGGATGTACTACAACGTCAGAAAGAGGAGATCGAGCATGACTGGGGAGAGATGTGGAAAGACGCTCCACGCAGTGATGATGTAAGAAAAATGTCTTGAAAAGTTACATTTTCTATTAAGAGGATTTTCTTTGACTCACCACGACTGCGTTTATTGGAGTTTTCTAacacagtaaaaacatttttttgctatttatttatttgtttgtttgtttgtttgtttgtttgtttattgtggaAGCATTTTTTTCTAGATTGTTTGAGTATAAAGTACAAAGCAATTGcattcatttaaaattgtttaatcttatttatatatgtaatatatgcatatgtgtatatattatatacacacatatgtatatgcatatatatgtgtatatatatatatatatatatatatatatatgtgtatatatatatgtgtgtatatatatatatatgtatgtatatatatatgtgtgtatatatatatgtatgtatatatatgtatatatatgtgtatatatatatatatatatatatatatatatatatatatatatatatatatatatatatatatatgcataaatgtgtgtgtatgtatatgtacagtgttgGGGTAACGTATTACAAGTAACGGGTGTTATGTAATACTATTAACTATTCTAagaaatgagtaaagtaacgcatccataaaaataaataatatttgagttacttttttaaaaatgtacctcgagttactttttagattaattaattcactttttaaaaattaatttgctgaattaaaatgtgtaatcaggttgaatcacacactcaatgagagaatgagctCCCCGCTGCGACGGAcaaaaaccaagatggcagagccttacatttctgtgatggaagtattctccttattttgaacacatggaagaaaaggggattatagtctcaatagacagtgattttactgaactaataagacaaaaatacaaaagtagcaaacacattgctttcagcGTTCATTAATCTGCATATTCATATGGCATGCATAGCATCAGGAATTTCTAAGAAGGTTTAcattattcaacattttttaattatttttttaaaggtagtTGTAGGTGTagtttatacagtgtgttgttaaatgcagagttCCTTAGTCTTAGTCTTAGTGTATTAAACtgagtcttgtcaacattttggaaattatCTTGGGATATTTTTATTGGGatactgttttaaaatgttacttttcaaagggcatgtactcattttaactcatatttaactcaatagaccaattaccatgtttgtaaacattcaggatgcgcgcgcagggaggtggcagaaagaaaccgaGAGCACGGGAAACACGAATGCAGTAATTACATTACACttttatatgatataatatgatagtaaactcattcattttccttcagcttagtttctttattcatcaggggtcgccatagtgaaTGAGCCGTCAACTTATCCCGCAAGTGTTTTACGCAgtacatgcccttccagctgcaacccagtactgcgaaacacccatacactctcattcacacactcatacactacagccaatatagtttattcaattcacctatagtcctTTTTCTTCGTTGCTGCATGGAAGGCGctatagcgaccagcgtcttccggtgggatgcttagaacttccgtttGCTGGTTACTCTTGAAAATGATTGTCAATACGTTTTGAGTggcttacggagtgtttttgtgaacCACAACTTTGATTtagaaaggtgtgtgttaaagtcgTTATGCTTCTGCCAGATGCGGTTCACgtgcgagagaaaaacgttctcctaattcagtgtctgtcatcagatcagatgctgaaatacAGCGTCAGTGTTCCCGATCTGTCAGCTGTTTTACTGTACTCAGCTgctcttcaatacacacacacacacacacacagcattatagagcaaaccatattactggcatgaaacttaacaggtaacgAAGCCATGCAAGttgcaaaaaataaaagctgtctgatttgcatgttgattctaatcaggAGCCGTGTATGTTTCATCTAgtttgtattgtgtagtatttaccatgtatcatttcaaaatgccactttattttcacGTTGTGCCAGTCTTTCAGTCAGTTAGTGGGAcagtacctgtgtgtgtgtgtcaaacattttggtgaattatatTTGtctgggttggttatatatttaaaaaaaaagagaaaattatcACTGTAGCAATGACGATGCTCCATTTAAATGCCGTCTGACGGTAATGGTAAATGATTCGCAAATGTTGTTTGCCATTCGtgttataaagcattatttaaacagtcagtccaggaggtggcgctgatcgacagcagtgttagttcaaagacgttaaaagcaagtaaaatagattaaaactatcgttctAACTAACTAAACTGTTTATACACATCAAACTgctgaccggaagttcttagcatcctCCTtacgcatacacgcaaagcataatgggtaattttgcgttctaagaaaaaggtctagagcgcatgtctttaaaatgtggGGGAAAtaggagcacccgcaggaaacccacgccaacacggggagaacatccaaactccacacagaaacaccaactggcctagccgaggcttgaaccagcaaccttcttgctgtgatgcgaccactgagccactgtgtcacctacGATAGTAAACTATAAtgttataaacagttgaagtcagaattattagcccccctgtttatttttccccccaatttctgtttaatggagagattttttcaacacatttctaaacataatagttttaataactcatctctaataactgatttattttatctttgccatgatgacagtaaataatatttgactagatatttttcaagacacttctatacagcttaaagtgacatttaaaggcttaactaggttaattatgttaactaggcaggttagggtaattaggcaagttattgtataatgatggtttgttttgtagactatcaaaaaaatatatagcttaaaggggctgataatattgaccttaaaatggttcataaaaaattcaatactgcttttatttttgctgaaataaaacaaataagactttctccagaagaaaaaatattattagacatactgtgaaaatttccttgctctgttaaacatcatttgagaataattgtataatttataGGTACAATTTATACTACTTGGTATTTATTGGGGGGCCCCCCAAGTTTCCTGGCGCCCTAAGTGACTGCTTAcccgcttattggttaaatccattCCTTGTTAATATATATTGCATTAGttataaaatgcaatatatagtaatatacatataaaataataaaagaaatcgagcgattctaaaataaaacaaataaacaaacttttGTCTGTGTAAATTTTTCGATTTTTGCTCAGAATGTTATTTTGTTCTTGTTTGTAATCTTCTTTTTGTGTGTTTAGACGTCCCGGCGGTTAGCGGTCTGTAACATGGACTGGGACAGACTGAAAGCTAAAGATCTTCTGGCTCTCTTCAACTCATTTAAGCCCAAAGGAGGCGTCGTGCTGTCTGTGACGGTAACTGTCCATCACCTCCTCCCACAGCCTCACGATTACTTTAATCAGATGTGAGTCTCAGTTGTGTTGGTGTTGTTTTGTCAGGTCTATCCATCTGAGTTTGGCAAGGAGAGGATTCACACAGAACAGACTCAGGGTCCACTGGAGCTCAGCAGCCTCTCAGAAAACCCTGATGCAGACACTGATGAGCAAAGGTAGCAGAGACACACACTGTCTGTCTGTCCTATACTTTCaatgacaaaactgaaaatttggtcagaaattactcaccctcatatcatttcaatcccctgagaccatcgtttgtcttcagaacaaaagTTTGGATATTTTGggtgaaatccaagagctctctcatcttTAATGAGCAAGGCTCTCGagacgttcaaagtccagaaaatgaaAGAATCCGTGTCAACTTTCAGTGTGACTTCAGCAGTTCGACTGTAATCATACAAATCTTTTTGGtgcaaaaaaacatataaaaattagTTTATGCACCAGAATCAGACTTTACTCTCTCTGATGTCATcgaaaatatcttcatttgtgttgtgaaaatgaaccaaGGTCTCAGAGGATTGAAACAGCATGAGAGGGAATAATTACTAACACAATTtcaatttttggtgaactatatatgcatgtataaattaaatgtttggttttttttttaatgaaaacataaTTATAATCATATTTATGTCAGTTCAGAGATGTACAATGAAGGTCTTTCATGTGTTTTCAGGATCTACAGAGAGAAAGTGCGTGATTATCAGTTCAAGCGTCTGAGGTATTATTATGCCGTGGTGGAGTGTGACTCTGTCGAAACGGCATCGAAGATTTACGAGGAGTGTGATGGCATTGAGTATGAGACCAGCTGCTCCATGATTGACCTGCGGTCAGAAACTCGCATttacacacagacatacaaacaAAACTTTGgcttaaaattacttttttttaaatcaaaactaTCAAAAGTGTATTCATCAAGCAAGTCTCTTCATTTCTTAATGAATCAGTTGCTTGCAATGACTCATTTGAGTCATTGACTCGATAATCCATTCTTAAAGAGAGTCTATAAATTTCTTAATGAATCAGTTGTTTGCAAAGACTCATTTGAGTTATTGACTCGATAATCCATTCTTAAAGAGAATCTATTAATTTCTTAATGAATCAGATGCTTTGAATAAATTGAGTCAGTGGCTCAATTCATTCATAATGTGATTCTTTTAATTTCACACTGAATTAGctcttttgaatgaatcatttcgAAAGTGAGTCTTTTGAATGGATCTTTGAGTGAGTGACTCATTCTATTAATAAAGCGAGTCTCTTCATTTCTCAATGAATCAGTTGTTTtgagtgaatcatttgagtcagagACTCAATCTATACGTAAAGAGAGTCTCATCATTTCTTAATTAATctgctgttttgaatgaatttcTTTAGTCAGCGACTCAATCCATTCATAAAAATGAATctcttcattttttaattattcagcgGTTTTGAATGAATCGGTTGAACGAATCATTCACCGAATCCTATTGCTTCAATatgttgtttacatttgttttccAGGTTCATTCCTGATGATGTGACGTTTGAGGACGAGCCGAAGGACCGGGCGACGGATGTGGATTATGGCTCCTACAAACCCAAACTTTTCACATCGACGGCCACCACCACCTCCAAGGTCTGTGACGCTGAGCATGACTCTACATCTGAGCCGTTAACCCTGTCGtatgctaaaatatatatatatgtgtgtgtgtgtgtgtgttcaggtggagCTGACGTGGGATGAGACGGATCACGACCGTGTTTCTGCTCTCTGCCGCAAGTTCAATAAGGATGAGCTGCTGGACATGGACTTCAAGGCTTACCTGGCTTCATCcagtgaggaagaggaggatgaggGGGAGCAGACAGAAGGTCAGTTGTAACTCAATCTGCACCTCcagaaatctgcagaaatttccacagatacagtttaagtcagaattattaacctacTGTAataacaagtggttctaattaatttaatttgcactttaaacctaaaaaaacaatataaaattattataaatttttattatttgttaagttTTCAGCTCCTATACACTAGAAATTATGTTACTAAAAGTCCGCACACTATTCTGTGCAGAGATTCTGTGTGGCCCTGGTCGTAACTCATATGTAAACCTTATACTGAGCTATTTCTTATGTTGTTTGGTGGTCTTGAATGTTCTTTCAGCCGTGAAGCCGGTTGAGTCTCTAGCGGAGGAGAAGACGGCCAGTAAAGAGAAGAAAGGCTCAGGGCAGATTGATAAATACAGAGAATTATTGAAGAGCATTCAGGACAAAGACAAGAAGGAGGACGACGACAACAAAATGAACATGGAGATCACATGGGTGCCAGGTATCAGAGTCTACCTCTCAACTCATTATTCCTAAGATTAATGTACAATAATCTAACCTGATTTCAAACTCAATCAATACCTTTGATCATAGTCATCCTAAATCTAAAAACAACACTTGCTTTGTCTTAGACAAcctttgatttactttttttcgATCGACTTCTGTATTtgttatatgtattatgtatgataat
This genomic stretch from Danio aesculapii chromosome 1, fDanAes4.1, whole genome shotgun sequence harbors:
- the esf1 gene encoding ESF1 homolog, translating into MTSKNTASGDDRFSKVKKDPRFWEMPNKERKIKIDKRFQSMFHDERFKLKYTVDKRGRPVKHTSTEDLKRFYKLSDSEQSDDEDEDEEKTEVEQKEKRGSEADKEAEVKEDDDDEEEEEESDESEQEEEQKIPKNKEAKKTNKGVRVYEEDEDVESGVEEEEEEDDDDEDEESDSGPDLARGKGNIETSSDEDEDDDEGDEVEDVLQRQKEEIEHDWGEMWKDAPRSDDTSRRLAVCNMDWDRLKAKDLLALFNSFKPKGGVVLSVTVYPSEFGKERIHTEQTQGPLELSSLSENPDADTDEQRIYREKVRDYQFKRLRYYYAVVECDSVETASKIYEECDGIEYETSCSMIDLRFIPDDVTFEDEPKDRATDVDYGSYKPKLFTSTATTTSKVELTWDETDHDRVSALCRKFNKDELLDMDFKAYLASSSEEEEDEGEQTEAVKPVESLAEEKTASKEKKGSGQIDKYRELLKSIQDKDKKEDDDNKMNMEITWVPGLKESTENLVKKKMMGKDRLTPWEEFLEKKKEKKKEKRKGKKEVVETELQISDDELPPDVDLSDPFFTEELGSSESLKNKKSKKNRKKEEDRTPEEQEKMERQKAEMELLMDDDEDDKHKHFNYDKIVEHQNLSKKKRKKLLKSNTPLEEGDDFKVDVQDPRFQAMFTSHLYNLDPSDPAYKKTKATQSILEEKQRRREEKHSQEETRRSKHTQEEDKTHTPSAAAAAMDPSLSLLIKSVKNKTQQFQARKKQKTK